From the genome of Torulaspora globosa chromosome 2, complete sequence, one region includes:
- the ACF4 gene encoding Acf4p (ancestral locus Anc_7.451) — MSRNVSNPIELHKLTIVDKRQEESPTRLSNTSSQIKLPSSPRRQGIQIALPLESSPAKEHDSLDLTPVSSPPRSKRNSVSSVQSESQSQDLLYRLAAKEREIVELEQKLQSAKKELLLLENHYRSVVAGQSNLRNTLSSGSYRKDDVIQNLSKKFQKTLDEVHNSPNVLKSKKSISNFFNGERNAPRSAEEAKGRGGFFQNLIDKFNDFSVAEAEEEEFDRTQNVHKDDFYLKEKLEYDDDEDIVNEETGATLLDVQDPRLRDIYKR, encoded by the coding sequence ATGTCTCGCAATGTCAGTAACCCAATTGAGTTACATAAGCTCACAATCGTCGATAAACGACAGGAGGAATCGCCGACACGGCTGTCTAACACTAGTTCACAAATCAAGCTTCCTTCATCGCCCAGAAGACAAGGGATTCAAATCGCCCTGCCGCTAGAATCAAGTCCCGCCAAGGAACACGATTCTCTGGATCTTACTCCAGTATCTTCGCCGCCGAGATCCAAGAGGAATAGTGTATCGTCGGTTCAGAGCGAGAGCCAAAGCCAAGACCTGTTGTACAGGTTGGCTGCTAAGGAGAGAGAAATTGTGGAGTTGGAACAAAAGCTACAATCAGCCAAGAAGGAGTTACTGCTCCTGGAGAACCACTATCGTTCGGTGGTTGCGGGACAGTCGAATTTGCGCAATACCTTGTCTTCCGGCAGCTATCGGAAGGATGATGTTATTCAAAACCTATCCAAAAAGTTTCAAAAGACACTAGACGAAGTGCACAACTCGCCCAACGTTCTCAAGAGTAAGAAAAGCATCAGtaatttcttcaatggtgAAAGGAATGCGCCAAGATCAGCGGAGGAGGCGAAGGGAAGGGGAGGCTTTTTCCAGAACTTGATTGACAAGTTCAATGATTTCTCAGTagcagaagctgaggaagaagaattcGATAGAACACAGAATGTTCACAAGGATGACTTTTActtgaaggagaaactTGAGtacgacgatgatgaagatataGTCAATGAAGAAACAGGCGCGACCTTGTTAGATGTTCAAGACCCAAGATTAAGGGACATATATAAGAGGTAA
- the VMA13 gene encoding H(+)-transporting V1 sector ATPase subunit H (ancestral locus Anc_7.450), which produces MILLDSTHFNNIRSAIRSRPVAWDALARSAEISELDASNAKTLESILIKCANDQSSSMDINLRINENTMSPLIHLLSTSNNADSKKSVQNLLAELLSSPRFSRDTIRYFIENPGKVEELFNVSLVGDRQTVMISSFNLVNLLIQPELLNRDLVERMLASDTFLNILNNLDMTDTSYVCIRLLQELAAIEAYRPVLWRAQKNFVPTLFKVVRQALGPNSATKVVATNSNNLIIQLQYYSLLLIWLLTFDRKVAYDLTQNYLQDFLNFLELVKVTIKEKISRICISIILQCTSKEVKNHKSSIKNLLLLGNALPALQWLSERKYSDEELRQDMATLKEILEKEYQELTSFDEYLAEIDSKLLCWSPSHVDNGFWSDNIDKFKLDNWKLFKQLVNLLIETKESGLNDKQHRIILEVALSDIAHVVELLPESVDVLSEMNGKLVIMELLNHSDSRVKYEALKATQSIIGYTFK; this is translated from the coding sequence ATGATTCTGTTGGATAGTACTCACTTCAACAATATTCGCAGTGCCATCCGCTCTCGTCCCGTGGCTTGGGACGCCTTGGCGAGGTCTGCCGAGATAAGCGAATTGGACGCTTCTAATGCAAAGACTTTGGAGAGTATCCTTATAAAATGTGCCAATGATCAATCAAGCTCCATGGATATAAATTTGAGGATTAATGAGAATACGATGTCGCCTTTGATACATCTTTTATCGACGTCAAACAATGCCGATTCAAAGAAATCCGTACAGAACCTGTTGGCAGAGTTGCTTTCTTCACCAAGGTTCTCCCGGGATACCATTCGATATTTTATCGAGAATCCTGGGAAAGTGGAGGAGTTGTTTAACGTCTCTCTGGTTGGAGATCGTCAAACGGTCATGATCTCCTCGTTCAATTTGGTCAATCTGCTAATCCAGCCAGAGTTGCTGAATAGGGATTTAGTGGAAAGAATGCTCGCAAGCGacactttcttgaacatTTTGAATAACCTAGATATGACAGACACAAGTTATGTTTGCATAAGGTTACTGCAGGAGTTGGCCGCAATTGAGGCGTACCGCCCTGTCCTTTGGAGAGCCCAAAAGAATTTCGTCCCAACTTTATTCAAGGTAGTCAGACAGGCATTGGGTCCAAACTCGGCCACGAAAGTCGTTGCCACGAACTCAAACAATTTGATCATTCAACTACAATACTACTCACTATTGTTAATATGGTTGTTGACCTTTGACAGGAAAGTCGCATACGATTTGACTCAAAATTATCTACAGGATTTCCTCAACTTTCTAGAGCTGGTTAAAGTTACTATAAAGGAGAAGATATCCAGAATTTGCATATCAATCATCCTTCAATGTACTTCCAAAGAGGTCAAGAACCATAAAAGTTCGATCAAGAATTTGTTGCTGCTTGGTAACGCATTGCCCGCTTTACAATGGCTCAGCGAAAGAAAGTACTCGGATGAAGAACTTCGCCAGGATATGGcgactttgaaagagattttagagaaagaatatcaagaatTGACGTCGTTTGACGAATACTTGGCCGAAATTGACTCCAAATTGCTGTGTTGGTCACCATCCCATGTTGACAACGGCTTCTGGTCGGACAACATTGATAAGTTCAAGCTGGACAATTGGAAGCTTTTCAAACAATTGGTTAACCTGTTGATCGAGACCAAGGAGTCTGGATTGAATGATAAACAGCACAGGATTATCTTGGAGGTTGCGTTGAGCGACATCGCTCACGTGGTCGAGCTCTTACCTGAAAGCGTTGATGTCCTCAGCGAAATGAATGGTAAGCTTGTAATAATGGAGCTGCTCAACCATTCCGACTCCAGAGTCAAATACGAAGCATTGAAGGCTACTCAATCGATTATTGGTTACACTTTCAAGTGA
- the GLN1 gene encoding glutamate--ammonia ligase (ancestral locus Anc_7.449), whose translation MSGVEKTQILQKYLDLSQNGRVIAEYVWVDGTGNLRSKGRTLKKAVTSVDQLPEWNFDGSSTNQAPGHDSDVYLKPVAMYPDPFRRGDNIIVLAECYNNDGTPNKFNHRHEAAKLFAAHKDEEIWFGLEQEYTLFDEYDNVYGWPKGGFPAPQGPYYCGVGAGKVHARDVIEAHYRACLYAGIEISGINAEVMPSQWEFQVGPCTGIDMGDQLWIARYLLSRVAEEFAVKISLHPKPLKGDWNGAGCHTNVSTKKMRSPGGMKYIEAAIESLSKRHAEHIKLYGADNEQRLTGRHETASMTAFSSGVANRGASIRIPRSVAKEGYGYFEDRRPASNIDPYLVTGIMCETVCGAIDSADMTKEYEREFS comes from the coding sequence ATGAGTGGTGTTGAGAAGACGcagattttgcaaaaatACCTGGATTTGAGCCAAAATGGTAGGGTTATTGCAGAGTACGTTTGGGTAGATGGTACTGGGAACCTGCGTTCGAAGGGTAGGACTTTGAAAAAGGCAGTTACTTCGGTGGATCAATTGCCAGAGTGGAACTTTGATGGTTCGTCGACCAACCAGGCGCCCGGACACGATTCGGACGTGTATTTGAAACCGGTGGCTATGTATCCGGACCCATTCAGAAGAGGCGACAACATCATTGTTCTCGCCGAGTGCTATAACAACGACGGTACGCCAAACAAATTCAACCACAGACACGAGGCAGCCAAGCTTTTCGCAGCACACAAGGACGAGGAGATCTGGTTTGGTCTGGAACAGGAGTACACGCTGTTTGACGAATACGACAACGTGTACGGGTGGCCAAAGGGCGGGTTCCCAGCTCCACAGGGTCCTTACTACTGTGGTGTAGGTGCCGGTAAAGTGCATGCCAGAGACGTGATCGAAGCGCACTACAGGGCTTGTCTGTACGCCGGTATCGAAATCTCCGGTATCAACGCTGAGGTGATGCCATCGCAATGGGAATTCCAGGTGGGTCCTTGCACGGGTATCGACATGGGTGACCAATTGTGGATTGCCAGATATTTGCTAAGCAGAGTGGCCGAAGAGTTTGCTGTCAAGATCTCGCTGCATCCAAAGCCTTTGAAGGGTGACTGGAACGGCGCTGGTTGCCATACCAATGTCTCCAcaaagaagatgagatcgCCGGGCGGTATGAAGTACATCGAGGCTGCTATCGAGAGCTTGTCCAAGAGACACGCCGAGCACATCAAGCTATATGGTGCCGACAACGAGCAGAGACTGACGGGCAGACACGAAACCGCCTCGATGACGGCATTCTCTTCTGGTGTCGCCAACAGAGGCGCTTCGATAAGAATCCCCAGATCCGTCGCCAAGGAGGGCTACGGTTACTTCGAAGACCGCAGACCCGCCTCCAACATTGATCCTTACTTGGTTACCGGTATAATGTGCGAGACTGTCTGTGGCGCTATAGATAGTGCAGACATGACTAAGGAATATGAGAGAGAATTTTCCTAG
- the ARP7 gene encoding Arp7p (ancestral locus Anc_7.448) — MTKEDKKCVVIHNGSHSTIAGFSNMELPQCIIPSTYLQRGDEMIFGTFEMLDEAQQNAPGTEVYTIMDSHGLPYNWTALEAQWRYIYEKQLKVSPHDLPLVISVPTSHAEFDMHVMERYFELAFVQLGVPVLQIVIEPLAVALSMGKSSALVVDIGAKGCTVTPIVDGTVIKSGVMRSKFGGNFLDFQISKLPQIDTPATASTCETWYNANTWIQQFKSTMLQVSDKNLVELERYYQEQLQLQQQQQQQMNGFQPYMVNPLTQKRNFLYNGQKTITMELRDCYKIAEYLFQPNLASDTFSSADGLSELMSKSIRKAGGSVSTMGTQSGGTGASLVYHRSHAAASGNPKSSSSAQSPGSGTPAAASSSSTTAAAAASAGGLTSEQVYSLLLTNVIITGCTSLIGGTEQRIINELSIRFPQYKLTTYANQIQFDRKVQTWISMSAMASLPNWELGRWYVPSDWRTAPAPASGTI; from the coding sequence ATGACCAAAGAGGATAAGAAATGCGTGGTGATCCACAACGGTTCGCACTCCACCATAGCCGGATTCAGCAACATGGAATTGCCGCAATGCATAATCCCATCTACCTATCTGCAACGAGGCGACGAGATGATCTTCGGGACGTTTGAAATGCTGGATGAAGCGCAACAGAACGCACCGGGAACCGAAGTTTACACCATCATGGACTCCCACGGCCTGCCATACAACTGGACCGCGCTGGAAGCGCAATGGCGATACATATATGAAAAACAACTCAAAGTGTCTCCTCACGACCTGCCCCTGGTCATCAGCGTCCCCACGTCGCACGCCGAGTTCGACATGCATGTGATGGAGCGATACTTTGAGCTGGCGTTTGTCCAACTGGGCGTCCCCGTCCTGCAGATCGTCATCGAGCCGCTGGCGGTCGCCCTCTCGATGGGGAAAAGCTCTGCTCTTGTCGTCGACATCGGCGCCAAGGGCTGCACCGTCACGCCGATCGTAGACGGCACCGTGATCAAGAGCGGAGTGATGAGATCCAAGTTCGGCGGTAACTTTCTCGATTTCCAGATCTCCAAGCTTCCACAGATCGACACTCCCGCGACCGCTTCCACCTGCGAGACATGGTACAACGCAAACACCTGGATCCAGCAGTTCAAGAGCACAATGCTGCAAGTGAGCGACAAGAACCTCGTCGAACTCGAACGCTACTACCAAGAACAGCTAcaattgcagcagcagcaacagcaacagatGAACGGGTTCCAGCCGTACATGGTAAACCCGCTCACGCAGAAGAGAAACTTTCTATACAACGGCCAAAAGACTATTACGATGGAACTGAGGGACTGCTACAAGATAGCAGAGTATCTGTTCCAGCCCAACCTCGCCTCCGACACCTTCTCCAGCGCTGACGGTCTCAGCGAACTGATGTCCAAGTCCATCAGGAAGGCCGGAGGCAGCGTGAGCACAATGGGCACTCAGAGCGGAGGTACGGGCGCTTCGTTGGTATACCACCGTAGCCATGCCGCCGCCAGCGGCAACCCCAAGAGCTCCTCGTCGGCCCAGTCACCCGGCTCAGGAacaccagcagcagcgtCGTCATCCTCGACGACAGCGGCTGCAGCTGCCTCCGCGGGCGGCCTCACCTCGGAACAGGTCTACTCGCTGCTGCTGACCAACGTGATCATCACCGGATGCACGTCGCTGATCGGCGGCACCGAGCAGCGCATCATAAACGAACTGTCGATACGATTCCCGCAGTACAAACTGACCACATACGCGAACCAAATCCAATTCGACCGAAAGGTACAGACGTGGATCTCAATGAGCGCGATGGCCAGCCTGCCCAACTGGGAACTCGGCCGCTGGTACGTGCCCAGTGACTGGCGCACGGCTCCCGCGCCAGCGTCCGGGACCATCTGA
- the EAF6 gene encoding Eaf6p (ancestral locus Anc_7.447) — MDNEPKAYEKLKEDLKKSLQEQKDLEDEFDRLQQEIYDKETEYFGGKSSGSVSMGFGKTSCGGNIIRGFDAFNKSHHGHGHGHESSSHFTNDDRLFSLSSAVFVKQLRQEDSQDHIE, encoded by the coding sequence ATGGATAATGAGCCGAAGGCGTACgaaaagctgaaggagGATCTGAAGAAGTCTCTGCAAGAGCAGAAGGATCTCGAAGACGAGTTCGACCGTCTGCAGCAGGAAATCTACGATAAGGAGACCGAGTACTTTGGAGGCAAGAGCAGTGGTAGCGTGTCGATGGGGTTCGGCAAGACAAGCTGCGGGGGTAATATCATAAGGGGTTTCGATGCATTCAACAAGTCGCACCACGGTCACGGCCACGGTCACGAATCGAGCAGCCATTTCACCAACGACGACCGGCTGTTTTCCCTCAGCAGCGCAGTGTTCGTTAAGCAGTTACGGCAGGAGGACTCACAAGATCATATAGAGTAG